The Syngnathus typhle isolate RoL2023-S1 ecotype Sweden linkage group LG14, RoL_Styp_1.0, whole genome shotgun sequence genome segment CTTCGAAATGTTTTCTCACGTCGAGAGCTCTTCAATTTCACGTTGACGTCGTCATCCGCCATGTCACCTTGGAAATTCTTATCTGAAGATCCTGGTTGCAATCCTTCATCAGTATGTTTCCTCGCGCCTTTCTTCACTATATGCTTCGAGGAGTATTGTTTTTCTCCCTTGTGCGTCACCATgtgatttttccttttttttttgcttttttttttgctgtgaaaCGTTTTCTGACTTTGGGAGCGATGAGAATCCTTGTCGTGCTGCGTCATATCACCTTTATATTCCTTCCGAGTCTCTCGGTCGCGGTCCCTGCGATCAGCGTGAGAACTGTCTGACGTAATGCCGTCTATATCAGACAAGGGAGCGAAAAGGCTGTCTGGTTCCGATTGGAGATCCTCACAGTGTTCTCCGTCCACTTTAGATTGGCCCGCTTCACTTGGAATGTGCTCGGACAGCTTAGGAGTCTTCTCTGCATACTCCTCCGCTTTCTTGTTAATGGTCGGTTCCTCCAGCTGCTCGGAAGGAATTTCTTGTCGGGTGTCTTGTTGCACAGCTGCACCGCACAAAGGGAAGAGAAACGTGATTAAAACTGATATTTGGGTTAAACATCCATACGATAAAGCGAACTACGGGCCACACCGTCTTGTAACAATGATACAAGGTCTTTGATAACTTTAGGCCTTGAAGTCCTGTCTATGAAGATGAATTCATAAAGTACTTTGAGTTTGTCTTCAATAGCTCGATTTAATTAGGTATGCAAATAAACTAAAAAGATGAAGGGTTCAAACCTTGGTGCAGTTGAATACGAAGGTCCGCAACCGTGGCGACGAGTTCATTTTGTCTTCGCTCGTTCTCCTCTTTTTCCCGACAAAGTTTCTCTTCGTAGTCTGCTACAGTTCTCTCAAATAGGTCAAATATCTCTTCGACGGCCAAGTTGAGTCGCTCCTTCATTAAGTCTTTCAACATTTTGACTTTACACATCGTCACGCAAGTTTTTAGCCAGCTAACGGTTATCTCTGCGCGCACGTTCTTCTGCTGTGCTACTGATTTCGTTCTAGTTGTTTATTTGAGGGTAACGTCTGACGTTCGGGCTACTTACCGCCACCTAGTGTGCTGGAGTGTAGGTCAAAGTGCGCATGCGCAAAGATGAAGAATTAAATTCCCATCATTCCTGTTTCTCCTAAAAAATATAGCTGTGAACTTAATTTCTTTAGCCTTCcatacatttgagaataaaatattgaattaaatggttttatctaaaaataaaagtatattTATGTGAACAACGTGGGTTTGTCTTTCACTAACAGAAGGGCAGCACCAAATTTGTCTGTGTGTTAAATGTATGTAAACCAAAggtaaaatgacaaatttcaGGAAATTCCAGTATGGACCTTAAAGCCAGTGCACACAGAATATTTCGGTTAGTAACATGTAGGACACAATCCCAACAGAGGATGAAAAAGAGGACGATTCAAAgttcaaacattttttattttgttagtcATAACATATTTATGATTTTTATCGAATGACAACTTTTTTTCAACTCAAAGCAGAATACCTGCTGCTGTCGCGCTACATTTGCCAAACTTCAAACCAGGCACTTCAATTTCCACTCAGTGCGCCAGGCGATACCTCAAACTCAGGCAGAACAATGAATCAAATTTAAGTTAAGCTTTCTGAAATGCGGTCGACAGGAAAAACATTTCTCGCAGAAGGAACAGGTGAAAAGTTTCTCTTCCGTGCGCAGGCTGCTCATGTGTATACGGAGATACGAGCGACTCGAGAATCCTTTCGAGCAAACGGAACACGTGAAAGGTTTCTCTGTGGCGTATATTCTCATGTGTTGTCTGAGAAGTTTTGGGCGCACACGAAGGGTTTCTCCCACGTGTGCGTGCTCATGTGCAGCGTGAGGTAATTGCTACACGAGAAGCTTTTGGCGCAAAGCGAAGGCGAAAGGTTTCTCGGAGGCGTGTATCCGCTTGTGGCGTTTCATTTCGAACTCCACGTAGAATCTTTTATTGCAGACGGAGCAGGAGTAGGGTTTCTCCCCCGTGTGTATCGCCATGTGCCGCTTCATGTTCTGCTTGATGGAGAAGCGTTTATTGCAAACGGAGCAGGCGAAAGGTTTCTCTCCGGTGTGCGTCAACATGTGCGTTTTCAAACTTCCTTTGTTGGCAAACATCTTCTCACATAAGGTACAGTTCAATTGTTTGCTGTCGGAAGGATGCGTCACGTCGCCTTCAAAGTTCTTAAGAGTCTCCGATGGTTCTTGGAAGTCGTCGCTGCGGTCGGCCTCGGACGACCGTGACATCATGTCTTCCGTATCCGACAGTGGGGCCGAATTGACTGCCAGATATTCACCGCGTTCTCCGTCCGCTTCTGTCGGCACGTGTTGACTTGAGCTGCTGGGGGCGAAAGGTTTCTCCGCCGCGTGCTTTTTCATGTGCATTCGGAAATGTGATCTGCGGGAGAAACTTTCGGCGCAGAGCGAACACctgaaaggcttctctgacgtGTGCGTCAACATGTGTCTCTTCATTTCAAACTTATCGTAGAATCTCTTACTGCAAAAGGCGCAGGAATGGGGTTTCTCCCCCGTGTGTAGGCCCATGTGTCTCCTCATATTCTGCTTGAAGGAGAATCTTTTATCACAAACCGGGCAAGCGAAAGGTTTCTCTCCGGTGTGCGTCACCATGTGATTTCGTAAAACGCTTTTGTTGGTGAACGTCTTGCCGCATCCGGAGCAAATGTAGAGTTTGGTTTCAGCGTGATAGGTCATGTCGCCAATGTATAGTTTGGTTTCTGTGCGGTAGGTCATATTGCCGCCCGGCGTCTTTTTACCTCCCTTGCCGCCGTCGCTGTGATCCGTGTCGGACGATTGCGACATCGCGTAGTCCATGTCTGACAGCGCCGCTAAGTCATCCGCTTCTGCTTGTTGTTTACTCGAGCTGCCGGAGGTCAAAGGTTTGTCCGCGGCGTGTGTTCTCACGTGCTCCTTCATGGCCGCCTCGTCTCGGAATCTTTTATGGCAAATGAAGCAGGGGAAAAAGGCTTTCTCCCCTGAGTGCACTCTCATGTGTCTCTTCATGTGATGCTTTAAGGAGAATCTTTTATTGCAAACCGTGCAGACAAAAAGCTTCTCCTTGGTGTGCGTGACCATGTGGTTTTTTAAAACGCTTTTGTTGGTAAACCTTTTGCCACATTCGGGGCAGTCGAAGTGTTTGCTGTCGGTGGGCTGCATCTCTTTAGACTTCTTCGGCGTCTTTATAGATTCTTCGTCGTCATCGCTGTGATCGGTGTCGGACGAGTGTGACATCATGACTTCCATGTCTGAGAGTGGAGTGACATGTTCTCCAACAGCTTTCATTGGCTGGCTTCGAGTGGGATGAAGCTGTGAGGATTGACGTTCATCGTCTTCACTTTTAAGGTGGATGCCGGTCCACGTGAACTCGGTAACCTCAGCTTCCCCCAGCCCTAGAAGCTTCTCCACGGCTTGACTGTTCCACacgtcctcctcttcttctttaatGTGGGGGGGGCGTTGCTGGATCCTCCCCCTGATCTGGGGGAACCCCTTCTTTCCACTCCACCTGCTGCACCCCTAGCACAAGGAAAAAAAGCACAGCAGTAAAAAGTCTGTTTTTAGTTCACTTCTATTAGTGTTGTGCGATTCGATTCAATATCGATATCGAATGCTTTGATTAAGTCGAATATCTGATGacaatttgaaaaatatttattttaagcgCGTGTAGCACCTGAGAGAAGTAAACAAACCTGCTTTTGGCAACGGAACGGGAGGCTTGGAAACATCGCCCTGTCGTGGTTGCTCGTTCTTGCTTCGACAAAGTTGCTCCTCGTACTCCGTGATGGTTCTCTCAACCAGTTCGATTATATCCTCGACGGCCACGTTTAGTCGCTGCTTCACCAACGTTCGCAGCATTTGGACTGTGCACATTTTACGACGACGTTGCGACGTGTCGCTAACCTCGGCGTCTCTCTGTTAGCAAGTTAAGCTAACTGGAACGCCTCTAAGGTCCGCTATGACGAACAGGGACcgttgatattttatttttttgtctattACACTTACATACATATGAGGGCATAGAAGTATTGCGTAAATAAGGGCAAAACAGAGTATTTGCGGTGGCTCTAACAACGTTCTGCTAACTTAAtctattttcttcttctcttcttcGGGAAATTAATTATGAGCGAGAAACGACTTTTGAGTGTATTAGCGCCACCCTCGGGACACAGAGTTCAGCTCAGGCTTTTTCAATTCTCGGCCTCTGCATTTGATTAATTTTCCAAATTTGTgattaaataatatttttttgggggggggggtcataaaaTACAATACACGGGTCTAACGGTTTTATCTTCTTTATTGTTCCAAACTCCTGCAACTTTATTTACTGACATTGTCATCATCCAGCACAGTTAGTGATTGTTTCCAGGCTTACAGCAAGTACAGTAATTACACTTCGAAAAAGTACAGTATCTTATTTCTATACAATTTCATTTTTCGTTTTCTTTCTCCTCAAAGTACAGAATTTTAACTCGTTGGGAAAGCTTTTTCAATGTCTTCATGATCAGTGTCGGAAGCGTCTGACCACATCGTCC includes the following:
- the LOC133166985 gene encoding oocyte zinc finger protein XlCOF6-like, with the protein product MFPSLPFRCQKQGCSRWSGKKGFPQIRGRIQQRPPHIKEEEEDVWNSQAVEKLLGLGEAEVTEFTWTGIHLKSEDDERQSSQLHPTRSQPMKAVGEHVTPLSDMEVMMSHSSDTDHSDDDEESIKTPKKSKEMQPTDSKHFDCPECGKRFTNKSVLKNHMVTHTKEKLFVCTVCNKRFSLKHHMKRHMRVHSGEKAFFPCFICHKRFRDEAAMKEHVRTHAADKPLTSGSSSKQQAEADDLAALSDMDYAMSQSSDTDHSDGGKGGKKTPGGNMTYRTETKLYIGDMTYHAETKLYICSGCGKTFTNKSVLRNHMVTHTGEKPFACPVCDKRFSFKQNMRRHMGLHTGEKPHSCAFCSKRFYDKFEMKRHMLTHTSEKPFRCSLCAESFSRRSHFRMHMKKHAAEKPFAPSSSSQHVPTEADGERGEYLAVNSAPLSDTEDMMSRSSEADRSDDFQEPSETLKNFEGDVTHPSDSKQLNCTLCEKMFANKGSLKTHMLTHTGEKPFACSVCNKRFSIKQNMKRHMAIHTGEKPYSCSVCNKRFYVEFEMKRHKRIHASEKPFAFALRQKLLV